In Kordia antarctica, the following proteins share a genomic window:
- a CDS encoding anhydro-N-acetylmuramic acid kinase, with amino-acid sequence MISYKVIGVMSGTSLDGIDLAYIHFQKEAQWSFKILEAETIPYAKTLENKLREAIHYEKEKLAECDTSYTKYLAETIQSFIKKHKITEIDAVCSHGHTILHQPENGITYQIGNQEILASLIQQKVVCDFRVQDVKLGGQGAPLVPIGDELLFPEYDYCLNLGGFANVSFHKDGKRIAYDICPVNIVLNKYAKQLGFAYDDKGNLAKSGTYLLALGSELSNIPYYKQQPPKSLGLEWVQKEIFPRLEASRRKEIDLLRTFTDHIALQIARNFKIRTKILVTGGGAYNDYLLAKIKFYKEVNLVKPADELIEYKEAVIFGFLGILRLRDEVNCLKSVTGATKNHSSGKIYNLKVN; translated from the coding sequence ATGATTTCATACAAAGTGATTGGAGTAATGTCGGGAACTTCGCTCGATGGAATTGATTTGGCATATATACATTTTCAAAAAGAAGCACAGTGGAGTTTTAAAATTCTCGAAGCTGAGACAATTCCGTATGCAAAAACACTAGAAAACAAACTTCGAGAAGCCATTCATTATGAAAAAGAAAAACTAGCCGAGTGTGATACTTCATACACAAAATACTTAGCAGAAACGATTCAATCGTTCATAAAAAAACATAAAATTACGGAAATTGATGCGGTTTGTTCACACGGACACACCATTTTGCATCAACCTGAAAACGGAATTACCTATCAAATCGGGAATCAAGAAATTTTAGCTTCACTCATACAACAAAAAGTAGTCTGCGATTTCAGAGTACAAGATGTGAAACTTGGCGGGCAAGGCGCGCCGTTAGTGCCAATTGGCGATGAATTATTATTTCCTGAATATGATTATTGTTTAAATTTGGGCGGATTTGCGAATGTGTCTTTTCATAAAGATGGAAAACGGATTGCATACGATATTTGTCCTGTAAACATTGTATTAAACAAATATGCAAAGCAGCTTGGATTTGCCTATGATGACAAAGGAAATCTTGCCAAATCAGGAACGTATTTGTTAGCTTTAGGTTCAGAATTAAGTAATATTCCCTATTACAAACAACAACCACCAAAATCACTTGGCTTGGAATGGGTTCAAAAAGAAATATTCCCACGATTAGAAGCTTCTCGCCGAAAAGAAATAGACCTATTACGAACATTTACAGATCATATTGCACTACAAATTGCGCGTAATTTCAAAATTCGAACCAAAATATTAGTCACTGGTGGCGGCGCATACAATGATTATTTACTAGCAAAAATTAAATTTTACAAAGAAGTAAACCTAGTAAAACCAGCTGATGAACTCATTGAATACAAGGAAGCAGTGATCTTTGGTTTCTTGGGTATTTTGCGTTTGCGCGATGAGGTAAACTGTTTAAAAAGTGTAACTGGAGCCACTAAAAACCATAGTTCAGGAAAAATTTATAATCTTAAAGTAAATTAA
- a CDS encoding MotA/TolQ/ExbB proton channel family protein → MLLLRTTKYLQNTAEAVNDAISEEEKLSIYKMVVDGGIGSIVIISVLFVLLAVALYIYFERLFAIKAASKIDKNFMNQIRDNVSSGKIDAAKMLCAQTDSPVARLTAKGISRIGKPLEDINKAIENAGTLEVYKLEKNVSILATVAGAAPMIGFLGTVIGMILAFHQMATSGGQAEMGSLAGGIYTAMTTTVAGLIVGIIAYIGYNHLVVKTDKVVHQMEANAVDFLDLLNEPV, encoded by the coding sequence ATGTTGCTACTACGAACAACTAAATATCTTCAGAATACTGCAGAAGCAGTTAACGATGCAATTAGCGAAGAAGAAAAACTTTCCATTTATAAAATGGTGGTCGATGGAGGAATTGGAAGTATTGTCATTATAAGCGTATTATTCGTCTTATTGGCAGTAGCACTTTACATTTATTTCGAACGTTTGTTTGCTATCAAAGCAGCTTCCAAAATTGACAAAAACTTCATGAATCAAATTCGTGACAATGTTTCTAGCGGTAAAATTGACGCTGCTAAAATGTTATGTGCACAAACAGATTCGCCAGTAGCGCGCTTAACAGCAAAAGGAATTTCAAGAATTGGAAAGCCATTAGAAGATATCAATAAAGCTATTGAAAACGCTGGAACATTAGAAGTTTACAAGCTAGAAAAAAACGTAAGTATCTTGGCAACTGTAGCTGGAGCCGCACCAATGATTGGTTTCTTAGGAACCGTAATTGGTATGATTTTAGCGTTCCATCAAATGGCAACAAGTGGCGGTCAAGCCGAAATGGGCTCGTTAGCAGGCGGAATTTACACAGCGATGACAACAACGGTTGCTGGTTTAATTGTGGGAATTATTGCCTATATTGGATACAACCATTTAGTAGTGAAAACTGATAAAGTAGTGCATCAAATGGAAGCAAATGCAGTAGACTTCTTAGATTTATTAAACGAACCTGTATAA
- a CDS encoding energy transducer TonB, translating into MKKETFPSNTNKEHKRDSAIITTVIMVLVLLLMFVFGLTSLNPPPESGIAVNFGTTDTGSGNVETKDALKPDTAPTETEEVEEPQETEPETEEQPETTPEETETEEVLTQNNEEAIAIKKAADAKKKADKEAKEAKAEADRVAKEKREAEEKAQKERDKKKADLDAMMNGVNNADGKEEEGEGPDDGKGNKGDPNGDPYAASYYGAPGSGTGGQGGFGLNGRSKISGNPIQQNCNEYGRVVVEIEVDKSGKITKIKAGAKGSTNTADCLIEAAEKTARTYKWNADDKAPIKQVGFIVINFKSN; encoded by the coding sequence ATGAAAAAAGAGACTTTTCCATCAAATACAAATAAAGAGCATAAGCGAGATTCTGCCATTATAACAACGGTTATTATGGTGTTGGTTTTATTGCTAATGTTTGTTTTTGGATTAACTTCTTTAAATCCGCCACCAGAAAGTGGTATTGCTGTAAACTTTGGAACAACTGATACTGGAAGTGGTAATGTGGAAACGAAAGATGCGTTAAAACCTGATACTGCGCCAACAGAGACTGAAGAAGTGGAAGAACCGCAGGAAACAGAGCCAGAAACGGAAGAACAACCAGAAACGACACCAGAAGAAACGGAAACAGAAGAAGTTTTAACACAAAATAATGAAGAAGCAATTGCAATAAAAAAAGCTGCAGACGCCAAGAAAAAAGCGGATAAAGAAGCGAAAGAAGCAAAAGCGGAAGCTGACCGAGTTGCCAAAGAAAAACGAGAAGCTGAAGAAAAAGCGCAAAAAGAGCGTGATAAGAAAAAAGCAGATTTAGATGCCATGATGAATGGTGTTAATAATGCTGACGGAAAAGAAGAAGAAGGCGAAGGTCCAGACGATGGAAAAGGAAATAAAGGTGATCCAAACGGAGATCCGTATGCAGCAAGTTATTATGGAGCGCCAGGTTCAGGTACAGGCGGACAAGGTGGTTTTGGATTGAATGGAAGAAGTAAAATTAGCGGAAATCCTATTCAACAAAATTGTAACGAGTATGGAAGAGTTGTGGTTGAAATCGAAGTCGATAAGAGTGGCAAAATAACCAAGATCAAAGCTGGAGCTAAAGGATCTACTAATACTGCTGACTGTTTAATTGAAGCTGCTGAAAAAACAGCACGTACCTATAAATGGAATGCTGATGATAAAGCTCCTATAAAACAAGTTGGTTTTATAGTTATAAATTTCAAGTCAAATTAG
- the nhaD gene encoding sodium:proton antiporter NhaD: MESAIIAVFVIGYLAITLEHNIKIDKLIPALAMMAICWAFISFGIGDFQNWFDSGAHALVGGENGFGKLPVDLKMHQMEESLLHHLGKTAEILVFLLGAMTIVEIIDYFDGFATIKSFIKTRSKKRVLWIFAFLAFVLSAIIDNLTATIVLISILQKIIGDRNIRIWYAGLIIIAANAGGAWSPIGDVTTTMLWIGDKVSTGKLIGYLFIPSLLCMLVPTFIASFLKPFQGNLPDEEKSASDKKPHRFGPTMLYLGLSAIVFVPVFKVVTHLPPYVGMMLSLSVVAIFAELYSNTKFSMSAVGANEGHEDVESDALSAHHSPVHHSLSKIELPSILFFLGILMAVAALESLGILYGFAGSLKASTPQLGTEMAAGGVSDLVILLLGVGSAVIDNVPLVAASLGMFTEPLDHELWHFIAFAAGTGGSMLIIGSAAGVVAMGMEKIDFFWYFKKISWLALIGFLVGSAAFMVIRTLF; encoded by the coding sequence ATGGAATCAGCAATAATTGCCGTATTTGTCATAGGATATTTAGCCATAACCTTAGAGCACAACATTAAAATAGATAAACTTATTCCCGCATTAGCCATGATGGCGATTTGTTGGGCGTTTATCTCTTTCGGAATCGGAGACTTTCAAAATTGGTTTGATTCTGGAGCACATGCTTTGGTAGGTGGAGAAAATGGTTTTGGAAAATTACCAGTTGATTTGAAGATGCATCAAATGGAAGAATCCTTATTGCATCATTTAGGGAAAACCGCAGAAATATTAGTGTTCTTGCTTGGGGCAATGACCATTGTAGAAATCATTGATTACTTTGATGGGTTTGCAACTATTAAAAGTTTTATCAAAACACGAAGTAAAAAACGTGTCTTATGGATTTTTGCTTTCTTAGCATTCGTCTTATCTGCAATCATTGACAACCTTACGGCGACAATTGTATTGATTTCCATATTACAAAAAATTATTGGAGACAGAAATATTCGTATTTGGTATGCAGGTTTAATAATCATTGCGGCAAATGCTGGTGGAGCTTGGTCGCCAATTGGAGATGTGACCACAACTATGTTATGGATTGGTGATAAAGTATCAACAGGGAAACTCATAGGATACTTATTCATTCCATCTTTATTATGTATGTTAGTGCCAACGTTTATTGCATCGTTCTTAAAGCCTTTTCAGGGAAATCTTCCAGATGAAGAAAAAAGTGCAAGCGATAAAAAACCACATCGTTTTGGGCCAACAATGTTATACTTAGGATTGTCAGCAATCGTGTTTGTACCAGTCTTTAAAGTAGTAACACACTTGCCTCCATATGTTGGAATGATGTTGTCATTATCCGTTGTAGCGATATTTGCAGAATTATACAGTAACACAAAATTCAGTATGTCTGCAGTTGGAGCAAATGAAGGACATGAAGATGTTGAGTCAGATGCATTATCTGCGCATCACAGCCCGGTACATCATTCGTTATCAAAAATTGAATTGCCAAGTATCTTATTCTTCTTAGGAATATTAATGGCAGTTGCAGCATTAGAATCCTTAGGAATCCTTTATGGATTTGCAGGTTCGTTAAAAGCTTCGACACCACAATTAGGTACAGAAATGGCTGCTGGTGGCGTTTCAGATTTAGTAATCCTATTGCTTGGAGTTGGTTCGGCAGTAATTGATAATGTGCCTTTAGTTGCAGCGAGTTTAGGAATGTTTACAGAACCATTAGATCACGAATTATGGCACTTTATAGCATTTGCGGCAGGAACTGGTGGAAGTATGTTAATCATTGGTTCTGCGGCAGGAGTTGTTGCAATGGGAATGGAAAAAATAGACTTTTTCTGGTACTTTAAAAAGATTTCATGGTTAGCACTCATTGGATTTTTAGTAGGTTCAGCAGCATTTATGGTCATACGAACCTTATTCTAA
- a CDS encoding ExbD/TolR family protein has product MGLLETNNRKFNLPLVFIIGVIFLIALAYFANYLENIPKNALDLELPKAVDAESDEKSVTIYIAENLEIHIDSIQVIEADVEEELKILFEGNESPTIILKVAEGVPIEKAVNILDIANNNRYKIILNVQTQ; this is encoded by the coding sequence ATGGGTTTGCTAGAAACTAATAACAGAAAGTTCAACCTACCACTTGTATTTATTATAGGTGTAATATTTCTAATTGCGCTTGCATATTTTGCTAACTATTTGGAAAACATTCCGAAAAATGCATTAGATTTAGAATTACCGAAAGCAGTTGATGCTGAATCTGATGAAAAATCAGTTACAATTTACATCGCTGAAAATTTGGAAATTCATATAGATTCCATACAAGTAATTGAAGCTGATGTAGAAGAAGAATTGAAGATATTATTTGAAGGAAATGAAAGTCCGACAATTATATTAAAAGTAGCAGAAGGCGTTCCAATTGAAAAAGCGGTTAACATTCTTGATATTGCAAACAATAATCGATACAAGATTATTCTAAATGTACAAACACAATGA
- a CDS encoding Glu/Leu/Phe/Val dehydrogenase dimerization domain-containing protein, with the protein MKKLLKIYENKAPEIVFNWKDPETNAEGWTVINSLRGGAAGGGTRMRKGLDMNEVLSLAKTMEVKFTVSGPSIGGAKSGINFDPQDPRKNGVLKRWYSAVAPLLKSYYGTGGDLNVDEIHEVIPITEDSGVWHPQEGVFNGHFKPTEADKINRIGQLRLGVIKVIESPKYSPEVSRKYTIADMITGFGVAEAARHFYDIYGGSIKGKRAIVQGFGNVGAAAAYYLAQMGAKVVGIIDSVGGVINEEGFSYEEIKDYFLKKDGNTLVADNMISFEEMNKRIWELPTEIFAPCAASRLITQDQIDKMIDTGLEVITCGANVPFADKEIFFGPIMEHADQKVSLIPDFISNCGMARVFAYFMERRVQMTDDAIFEDTSKTIKKALQNTFKRNASKVDVSKTAFEIALKELI; encoded by the coding sequence TTGAAGAAACTACTCAAAATATACGAAAATAAAGCACCTGAAATAGTATTCAACTGGAAAGATCCTGAAACGAATGCAGAAGGTTGGACAGTTATTAACTCACTTCGCGGTGGCGCAGCAGGTGGCGGAACACGAATGCGAAAAGGATTGGATATGAACGAAGTACTTTCATTAGCAAAAACAATGGAAGTAAAATTTACGGTTTCTGGACCATCAATTGGTGGTGCAAAATCTGGAATTAACTTTGATCCGCAAGATCCAAGAAAAAACGGCGTCTTAAAACGTTGGTACAGCGCAGTTGCACCATTACTGAAAAGTTACTACGGAACTGGTGGCGATTTGAATGTAGATGAAATTCATGAAGTAATTCCAATCACGGAAGATAGCGGCGTTTGGCATCCGCAAGAAGGCGTTTTTAACGGACACTTTAAGCCAACGGAAGCTGATAAAATAAACAGAATTGGACAATTGCGACTAGGCGTAATTAAAGTCATTGAAAGTCCAAAATATTCTCCAGAAGTTTCCCGAAAATATACAATTGCCGATATGATTACGGGATTTGGAGTTGCAGAAGCAGCACGCCATTTCTATGATATTTATGGCGGATCTATTAAAGGAAAACGTGCTATTGTACAAGGATTTGGAAATGTTGGAGCTGCCGCAGCCTATTATTTAGCACAAATGGGCGCAAAAGTTGTCGGAATTATAGACAGCGTTGGTGGCGTTATCAATGAAGAAGGATTTTCGTATGAAGAAATAAAAGACTATTTCTTAAAAAAAGATGGAAATACGCTTGTGGCAGACAATATGATTTCGTTTGAAGAAATGAACAAACGTATTTGGGAATTGCCAACAGAAATTTTCGCACCGTGTGCAGCATCACGATTAATCACGCAAGATCAAATTGATAAAATGATTGATACAGGTTTGGAAGTAATTACTTGTGGCGCAAATGTACCGTTTGCTGACAAAGAAATTTTCTTCGGACCAATTATGGAACATGCCGATCAAAAAGTAAGTTTAATTCCTGACTTTATCTCCAACTGTGGAATGGCGCGCGTATTTGCCTATTTCATGGAACGTAGAGTTCAAATGACGGATGATGCCATATTTGAAGATACTTCTAAAACCATTAAAAAAGCATTGCAAAATACATTCAAACGAAATGCTTCAAAAGTAGACGTTAGTAAAACTGCTTTTGAAATTGCCTTGAAAGAATTAATATAA
- a CDS encoding UDP-N-acetylmuramoyl-tripeptide--D-alanyl-D-alanine ligase — MIPELYTIFKKHPTVSTDSRNITPNCIFFALKGDNFNGNSYANDALEKGAAYVIIDEEAYVSSERTILVNNVLETLQQLANYHRKQLNIPIISLTGSNGKTTTKELINAVLSKKFTTTATKGNLNNHIGVPLTLLSMNSATEIGIIEMGANHLEEIAFLSTITEPDYGYITNFGKAHLEGFGSMEGVILGKSELYEYLKANNKFIFVNGEDPKQVERTRDVNNFNFGRSEENELTIHFISADPMVCATIDNTTIQSQLIGAYNFSNIAAAIAIGTYFGVELKDIKEAIETYIPSNNRSQIINKNTNKVILDAYNANPTSMKAALDNFSNLTDTSKIAFLGDMFELGNSAKEEHQFITDYVTSLHIDKIYLIGENFGKTISTNKKTVIYPTFEELKANFSKLKSSTLLIKGSRGMALERILELL; from the coding sequence ATGATTCCAGAATTATATACAATTTTTAAAAAGCATCCAACCGTTTCTACTGATTCGAGAAACATAACGCCTAACTGTATTTTCTTTGCTTTAAAAGGCGATAATTTCAATGGAAATAGCTATGCGAATGATGCTTTAGAAAAAGGCGCTGCATATGTTATTATTGATGAAGAAGCGTATGTTTCATCGGAACGCACTATCCTTGTTAACAATGTGTTGGAAACGCTTCAGCAACTTGCCAATTACCATCGGAAGCAATTAAACATTCCTATCATATCGCTTACGGGAAGTAACGGAAAAACGACTACCAAGGAATTAATAAATGCAGTATTGTCTAAAAAGTTTACAACAACTGCCACAAAAGGAAATCTAAACAATCATATTGGTGTTCCATTAACGCTGCTTTCTATGAACTCAGCTACGGAAATCGGAATTATAGAAATGGGCGCAAATCATTTAGAAGAAATTGCTTTTTTAAGTACTATTACTGAACCCGATTACGGTTATATCACCAACTTTGGAAAAGCGCACCTAGAAGGTTTTGGAAGTATGGAAGGCGTTATTCTTGGGAAAAGTGAATTATATGAGTATTTAAAAGCGAACAATAAATTCATTTTTGTCAACGGAGAAGATCCTAAACAAGTAGAAAGAACTCGTGACGTAAACAACTTTAACTTTGGAAGATCTGAAGAAAATGAACTCACAATTCATTTTATAAGCGCAGATCCTATGGTTTGTGCTACGATAGATAACACAACTATTCAAAGTCAACTGATTGGTGCTTATAATTTTTCTAACATCGCAGCTGCAATTGCTATTGGAACTTATTTCGGTGTTGAATTAAAAGATATAAAAGAAGCTATTGAAACCTATATTCCTTCTAACAATAGATCGCAAATCATCAATAAGAATACCAATAAAGTTATTTTAGACGCTTACAATGCAAATCCTACAAGCATGAAAGCCGCTTTGGATAACTTTTCAAACTTAACCGATACTTCTAAAATTGCTTTTTTAGGAGATATGTTCGAATTGGGAAATAGCGCAAAGGAAGAACATCAATTTATAACCGATTATGTTACTTCTTTACATATAGATAAAATATATTTGATAGGAGAAAACTTCGGAAAAACCATCAGCACGAATAAAAAAACGGTCATCTACCCTACTTTTGAAGAGTTAAAGGCTAATTTCTCAAAACTAAAAAGCAGCACATTACTCATTAAAGGTTCACGCGGAATGGCGTTGGAACGGATTTTGGAATTATTGTAA
- a CDS encoding ExbD/TolR family protein, giving the protein MRLKGRNKVSPEFSMSSMTDIVFLLLVFFMLTANSPNALDLLLPKAKGKSTNTQNVAVSIKKNLEIYIDSDRIREGEIEAKLKQELAGQVEPTIILRVEEGVPIEKAVYVLDIANRNKYKIILAVRPK; this is encoded by the coding sequence ATGAGATTAAAAGGGAGAAATAAAGTAAGTCCAGAATTTAGCATGTCGTCCATGACAGATATCGTATTTCTATTATTGGTATTTTTTATGTTGACAGCAAATTCGCCAAACGCACTAGATTTACTCTTGCCAAAAGCAAAAGGAAAATCAACAAACACGCAGAATGTTGCGGTTAGTATTAAGAAAAATTTAGAAATATATATAGATTCAGATCGAATTAGAGAAGGAGAAATTGAAGCGAAGCTAAAACAAGAATTAGCAGGACAAGTTGAGCCAACAATTATATTAAGAGTAGAAGAAGGTGTGCCCATTGAAAAAGCAGTTTACGTTTTGGATATTGCAAACAGAAACAAATACAAAATCATTTTAGCGGTTCGACCTAAATAA
- a CDS encoding bifunctional folylpolyglutamate synthase/dihydrofolate synthase gives MNYEETLDWLYHQLPFFQRQGAKAFKKDIDNSVKLAQHLQSPEKKFKSIHVAGTNGKGSTSHMLASILQEAGYAVGLYTSPHLKDFRERIRVNGKMASKQFVIQFVKKNKSFLETEKLSFFEMTVGMAFDYFAKKKVDIAVIEVGLGGRLDSTNIITPEVSVITNIGFDHVGFLGDTLPKIAFEKAGIIKKNIPVVIGEYHEETFPVFTERANEEQSELYLAEKTITEKYQIDLLGDYQQKNYKSAVQAVRLLKGFHIEEKHIKNGLRNVVANTNLQGRWQILSKSPKAICDTAHNKEGLELTMQQLQKENFEQLHIVFGVVKDKDLVNVLPLMPKNAIYYFCCPKIIRGLVASELQEKAAQHNLKGNVYDSVSEAYHTAKTNATNKDVIYIGGSTFVVAEIV, from the coding sequence ATGAATTACGAAGAAACCTTAGATTGGTTGTATCATCAACTGCCTTTTTTTCAGCGTCAAGGCGCGAAAGCATTCAAAAAAGATATAGATAATAGTGTAAAACTTGCACAACATTTACAATCTCCTGAAAAGAAATTTAAAAGTATTCATGTTGCAGGAACGAATGGAAAAGGTTCTACAAGTCATATGCTTGCTTCTATTTTGCAAGAAGCTGGATATGCTGTCGGGTTATATACATCGCCACATTTAAAAGATTTTAGAGAGCGAATTCGTGTCAACGGAAAAATGGCAAGTAAGCAATTCGTAATTCAATTCGTAAAAAAAAACAAATCATTTTTAGAAACGGAAAAGCTTTCATTTTTTGAAATGACAGTCGGAATGGCGTTTGATTATTTCGCCAAGAAAAAAGTAGATATCGCAGTCATTGAAGTTGGTTTGGGCGGACGATTAGATTCTACCAATATTATCACGCCAGAAGTAAGTGTCATTACAAACATAGGTTTTGATCATGTTGGGTTTTTGGGCGATACATTGCCTAAAATAGCTTTTGAAAAAGCGGGAATCATCAAAAAAAACATTCCTGTTGTTATAGGAGAATATCACGAAGAAACATTTCCTGTATTTACGGAAAGAGCCAACGAAGAGCAATCCGAATTATATCTAGCAGAAAAAACAATCACAGAAAAGTATCAAATAGATTTATTAGGCGATTATCAGCAGAAAAATTACAAATCTGCAGTACAAGCTGTCCGATTGCTAAAAGGCTTCCACATAGAAGAAAAGCACATCAAAAACGGATTGCGGAATGTGGTTGCCAACACAAACTTACAAGGAAGATGGCAAATTCTAAGCAAATCTCCAAAAGCCATCTGTGACACGGCGCACAATAAAGAAGGTTTGGAGTTGACTATGCAACAATTGCAAAAAGAAAATTTTGAGCAATTACACATTGTTTTTGGTGTTGTAAAAGATAAAGATTTGGTAAATGTTTTACCGTTAATGCCTAAAAATGCTATCTATTATTTCTGTTGCCCAAAAATAATTCGTGGTTTAGTTGCTTCGGAATTACAAGAAAAGGCAGCGCAACATAATTTAAAAGGAAATGTATACGATTCAGTTTCAGAAGCATATCATACAGCAAAAACAAACGCTACAAACAAGGATGTCATTTATATTGGAGGAAGTACATTTGTAGTCGCAGAAATAGTTTAA